A single genomic interval of Gossypium raimondii isolate GPD5lz chromosome 11, ASM2569854v1, whole genome shotgun sequence harbors:
- the LOC105804640 gene encoding auxin-responsive protein IAA16, with product MTSIMDAERDKYSMINFEETELRLGLPTGIENDNETAKNNGKRGYSDMVDLKLNLSTTKEASVDEAEKMKEKNTAKPPAKAQVVGWPPVRSFRKNIMTVQKNSSDNKGEKTGSGNTINTAVPAAFVKVSMDGAPYLRKVDLKLYKSYQELSDALGKMFSSFTVGNCGGSQGMKDFMNEGKLIDLLNGSEYVPTYEDKDGDWMLIGDVPWEMFVDSCKRLRIMKGSEAIGLAPRAVEKCKEQKLMLASLQNNNLS from the exons ATGACTAGCATTATGGATGCAGAACGTGACAAGTATAGCATGATTAATTTCGAAGAGACGGAGTTACGTTTAGGATTACCCACAGGCAttgaaaatgataatgaaaCCGCCAAAAATAATGGGAAAAGAGGGTATTCGGATATGGTTGATTTGAAGCTTAACCTTTCAACAACAAAGGAAGCATCGGTGGATGAAGCTGAGAAGATGAAGGAGAAAAACACTGCAAAGCCCCCTGCTAA GGCACAAGTAGTAGGATGGCCACCGGTCAGGTCCTTTCGGAAAAACATCATGACCGTCCAGAAGAACAGCTCCGACAACAAGGGTGAGAAAACCGGCAGTGGCAACACCATTAACACCGCCGTACCCGCGGCGTTTGTTAAGGTCAGCATGGATGGTGCACCCTATCTACGCAAGGTGGACTTGAAATTATACAAGAGTTACCAAGAACTATCGGATGCCTTAGGCAAAATGTTTAGCTCCTTCACTGTTGGTAACTGTGGGGGTTCACAAGGAATGAAAGATTTCATGAATGAAGGCAAATTAATAGATCTCTTGAATGGGTCTGAATATGTTCCTACTTATGAAGACAAAGATGGAGATTGGATGCTTATTGGTGATGTCCCATGGGA GATGTTTGTTGATTCATGCAAGCGTTTACGAATCATGAAAGGATCAGAAGCGATCGGACTTG CTCCAAGAGCAGTGGAGAAATGCAAAGAACAGAAGCTGATGCTAGCTTCATTACAAAACAACAATCTGAGTTGA